A stretch of DNA from Thermus antranikianii DSM 12462:
TATAGCCCTGGCGGGGGTAGCCAGCGCCCAGCCCTTTGTCTGGCCCCAGAAGTGGACAGTGGCCAAGCCATCTGAGGTGAAGCGGGGTGGCACCATCCGGGAAGCGGTGATCTCGGACTACCGGACCTTTAACCCCTTCATCACGGCGGAGGCGGGCAATGTTCCTAGCCTTCTCGCTGGGCCTATCGGTTTGGTGCGCCGTGACCCCACCACCGGGGACTGGATCCCTTACATGGCGGAGTCTTGGACCGTAAGCCCCAATAAGCTGGAGATCACCTTCAAAATCCGCCGAGGGATGAAGTGGTCCGACGGCCAACCCATCACCGCCGACGACTGGATCATGACCTGGCGCATCCACACGGATAAGGCGGTGGGGTCCAATAGTTATGACTCCTTCTTCATAGATGGGAAGCCCATCACCCTGCGCAAGATTGACGACTACACCATCCGCTTCATCTATCCCAAGACGGATGCGGAAGCCTTTGCCGTGGCCAGCTTTGCCCCTTGGCCGGCCCATATCTTTGGGCCCGTCTACCAAAGGGAGGGGGCAGAGGGCATCAAGAAGATGTGGACCCTGAACGAGAAGCCGGAAAACATTGTTTCCGGCGGGCCTTGGCTCATCGAGAGCTACCGCCCGGGTGAGCGCCTGGTCTTGAAGCGTAACCCCGCCTTTGGCGAGTGGAACAAGGATGAAGCGGGGAACCCCTTGCCCTATCTGGACCGCCGTGAAATCCGTATTGTCAAGGACACCAACGCCCAGTTGGCGGAGTTCCTGGCGGGGAACATCGACCTCATGGCCCCCGCCACCGTGGACCACATCTCCCAGATTCGCCAGGCCATCCAGCAGGGCCGCCTGGACGCCACCATCAAGGTGAACGCTTCCCCGGTGGCCAGCAGCCAGTTCATGGTCTTCAACTGGAACAAGGCCTCGGATCCCTTCAAGCAAAGCCTTTTCCGCTCCGACAAGTTCCGGCGGGCCATGAGCCACATCGTGAACCGCCAGGCGGTCATCGACATCGTCTATGGCGGTCTGGGCACCCCCATGTACAGCAGCGTCTACCCGGTGCTCACCCAGTGGGTGAACCCCAAGGTGCCCAAGTACGAGTACAACCTGCAGCAGGCGGCCAAACTCCTGGCGGAGCTGGGCTTCACCAAGAAGGATAGGGACGGCTACCTGGTAGACTCCAAGGGCCGGAGGCTTGAGTTCAACCTTTCCACCAACGCCGGTAATGTTCAGCGGGAGCAGATCGCCAAGCTCATCGTGGACGAGGCCAAGAAGGTGGGGGTGAAGGTGAACTTCACCGCCATCGACTTCAACACCCTGGTGGGGCAGCTCCTTTCCTCCGGTCCTGACCGGCCCTTTGACGCCATCATCATCGGCCTCACCGGCGGTGGTCTGGACTGGCCCTTTGGTTCCAACGTGGTGCCCTGCAAGGGCAACCTGCACATGTGGAACAAGTCGGGCCAGTGCCTGGATCCCAGGGAAACCCAGCTGGACGCCCTTTACTCCCGGGGCCGCACCGAGCTTGACTTCAAGAAGCGGGTGGAAATCGGCTACCGCATGCAGGAGATCGAGGCCCAGCTCCTTCCTGTCATCTACATCGCCGGGCCCAACTACCACCCCGCCTGGAACAACCGCCTGGGTGGGGAGCACCCCGATGCCATCATCAGCAGCATCTGGGGCCAGCGGCAGCTGGAGCTGACCTTCATCAAGAAATGAGCTAGCCGTAGGGTATCCCCGGGGTCTAGCGGCCCCGGGGATCCTTTGGGAAGCCATGACCGCATACATCCTTCGCCGAATCCTTTACCTGATCCCCACCTTCTTCGGGGCTACCTTCCTGGCCTTCCTCATCATCCAGCTGGCCCCGGGGGATTATCTGACCCAGCTGGAGCTGGATCCCAAGGTGACCCCAGAGACCATTGCCCGCCTTAGGTCCCAGTTTGGCCTGGATCGGCCCATCCATGAGCAGTACCTCCTTTGGATGCATAACCTTTTGCATCTCAATCTGGGCTATTCCTTTGCCTACCAGGCCCCGGTGCTGGACGTTATCTGGCCCCGGGTGGTCAACTCCATGGTCATCGTGGTGCCGTCTACCCTGCTCCTTTTCCTGGTAGCCATTCCCGTGGGAGTCTATGGCGCTTTGCGCCAGTACTCCGTTGGGGACCGAGTGATTTCCTTTTTAGCCTACATTGGCCTGGCCATCCCCAACTTTTTTCTGGCCCTTATCTTCATGTACCTGATCCTTCAGGTCTACTTCCGCACGGGAGTGATGGTTTTCCCGGTGTCGGGCATGACCAGTAGCGGTTTCGAGCAGTTCGACTCCTGGAAAAAGATCTTGGACATCGCCTGGCATGCGGTGATTCCTATCATCGTGGTAACCACCAGTGACATCGCAGGTTTTTCCCGGGTCATGCGGGGGCAGATGCTGGAGGTTCTCTCCCAGGATTACATCCGCACCGCTCGGGCCAAGGGCTTGGCGGAGCGGGTAGTGGTCTACAAGCATGCCCTTAGGAACGCCGTCATCCCTTTTGTGGCCAACATAGGCGGCATTTTGCCTGGGCTGATCTCAGGAGCAGGGTTGGTGGAGGTGGTCATGGCTTGGCCTGGGATTACTCCGCTTCTTCTTGACTCCTTGCAGCAACAAGACCTTTACATGGTAGCTGGCTTCCTAACCATAGGTTTAGTCCTCCTGATGGTGGGTAATCTGCTTTCCGACCTCCTTTTGACCTGGGTGGACCCCAGGATTCGCTACGAGTAGGGGGCTCTATGCGGGCATCTGCTGTCAAAACCCACCAAGCGCAAAGCCTCACCCAGGTGGCCCTGCGCCAGTTCCGCAAGCACCCGCTGGCGGTTTGGGGTCTCAGGATCCTTCTGGTGCTTTACACGTTTGCCCTTTTTGCCGGTTTCTTCACTCCTTACGATCCCAACTATTATGAGCTTTATCCCCCAAAGGGCCACCATCCACCCACTCGGATCCATTTTGTGGATCCGGAAACGGGGCGGCTTAGCCGACCCTTTGTCTATGCCACCAAGCGGAGTATTGACCCCATTTCTTTGCAGCCACGCTACGAGGAGGATCCATCCCAGGGAAAGTTCTACCTGCGCTTTTTCGTGCGCACCCCTGAGCAACCCTACACCATTCTCAGGGTATTCCGCTCCGATTTGCGCCTTTTCGGGGTGGATCCCCCAGGCCGCATCTTCCTGATGGGTACGGATAACTTTGGCCGCGACCTTTATAGCCGCCTGGTCTATGGTGGGCAGGTTTCCCTCACCATTGGCATTCTCTCAGCCCTGGTTTCCTTCGTCTTGGGGCTGGTGCTGGGAGGGATCGCTGGATATTTCTCCGGCCGGCCCTTTGCCCTCTCCTTGCCTCTTCAAGCGTGGCGAGGGCGGGGCTTGCTTTTGGGGCCTCTTTCTTGGGCCGTCTGGGGGGGGTTGGCCTTCGGGGCCTTGTACTTGGCTTGGGCGTACTACACGCTTACCGGCCTTGGGGTTCTCCAGATTTTGGCGGCGTTAGCTGCCTTATGGTTTGCCTATTTTCTTGCTAGAACCCTGCCTTTTCGTCCGCTTCTCCTAGACCCGGACAACCTCATCATGCGCCTGGTGGAGATCATCGCCGCCATTCCCACCCTTTTCCTCCTTATTTCCTTACGGGCGGTATTCCCCACCAACGTTGACCCCCTTTTCACCTTCTACCTGGTGGTAGGGCTTTTGGGCTTCATCGGCTGGGGGGGGTTGGCCCGGGTGGTGCGGGGAATCGTCCTCTCCGTGCGGGAGATGGACTACGTGCAAGCGGCAAGGGCCTTGGGAGCCTCGGATGCCCGGATCATTGCCCGCCACGTGCTGCCGGCTACCGCAAGCTACATTATTGTCAGCCTTTCCTTGACCATCCCGGGTTTTATCCTGGGGGAAAGCGGGCTTTCCTTCTTAGGGCTTGGGGTCACGGAGCCCTACACCAGCTGGGGGCTTCTCCTGCAATCGGCCCAGCAGGGCGGTTTTGCTAGTTTTGTGGATCGTCCCTGGGTGCTTTGGCCGGGGTTTTTTATCTTCGTGTCCATCATGGCTTGGAACTTTGTGGGGGATGGTCTGCGGGATGCCTTTGACCCCAGGCGGAGGCAGTAGGCCCTTCTCTTTTGACCCGGTATGGCGTATAACGGATGAGGTGTTTAGACGGCGGTGCTCAAAGGAGTACGCATGGATGAAAAGCGGTTACTGGAGGTGAGAGACCTTAAAGTCCACTTCTTCACCGATGACGGAGTGGTGAAGGCGGTGGACGGGGTTTCCTTCCATGTGGACAAAGGGGAAACCCTGGCGGTGGTGGGGGAGTCGGGCTCCGGGAAGAGCGTGACGGCCCTCTCTATCATGCGGCTCATTCCCACGCCTCCGGGTAGGATCGTGGCCGGGGAGATCCTCTTCCGCGGCAAGGACGGGGAGCTCCGGGACCTGACCAAGCTGTCCGAGGCGGAGATGCGGAGGATCAGGGGCAACGACATCGCCATGATCTTCCAGGAGCCCATGACCTCCTTGAACCCCGTGTACACGGTGGGGGACCAGATCGCCGAGGCCATCATGCTCCACCAGGGGAAAAGCCGCAGGGAAGCCATGGAGCTTGCGGCCCACATGCTGGACCTGGTGGGGATTCCTGAGCCCAAGAAGCGGCTTGCCA
This window harbors:
- a CDS encoding ABC transporter permease, whose amino-acid sequence is MTAYILRRILYLIPTFFGATFLAFLIIQLAPGDYLTQLELDPKVTPETIARLRSQFGLDRPIHEQYLLWMHNLLHLNLGYSFAYQAPVLDVIWPRVVNSMVIVVPSTLLLFLVAIPVGVYGALRQYSVGDRVISFLAYIGLAIPNFFLALIFMYLILQVYFRTGVMVFPVSGMTSSGFEQFDSWKKILDIAWHAVIPIIVVTTSDIAGFSRVMRGQMLEVLSQDYIRTARAKGLAERVVVYKHALRNAVIPFVANIGGILPGLISGAGLVEVVMAWPGITPLLLDSLQQQDLYMVAGFLTIGLVLLMVGNLLSDLLLTWVDPRIRYE
- a CDS encoding ABC transporter substrate-binding protein; protein product: MRRALAALVGFIALAGVASAQPFVWPQKWTVAKPSEVKRGGTIREAVISDYRTFNPFITAEAGNVPSLLAGPIGLVRRDPTTGDWIPYMAESWTVSPNKLEITFKIRRGMKWSDGQPITADDWIMTWRIHTDKAVGSNSYDSFFIDGKPITLRKIDDYTIRFIYPKTDAEAFAVASFAPWPAHIFGPVYQREGAEGIKKMWTLNEKPENIVSGGPWLIESYRPGERLVLKRNPAFGEWNKDEAGNPLPYLDRREIRIVKDTNAQLAEFLAGNIDLMAPATVDHISQIRQAIQQGRLDATIKVNASPVASSQFMVFNWNKASDPFKQSLFRSDKFRRAMSHIVNRQAVIDIVYGGLGTPMYSSVYPVLTQWVNPKVPKYEYNLQQAAKLLAELGFTKKDRDGYLVDSKGRRLEFNLSTNAGNVQREQIAKLIVDEAKKVGVKVNFTAIDFNTLVGQLLSSGPDRPFDAIIIGLTGGGLDWPFGSNVVPCKGNLHMWNKSGQCLDPRETQLDALYSRGRTELDFKKRVEIGYRMQEIEAQLLPVIYIAGPNYHPAWNNRLGGEHPDAIISSIWGQRQLELTFIKK
- a CDS encoding ABC transporter permease; this encodes MRASAVKTHQAQSLTQVALRQFRKHPLAVWGLRILLVLYTFALFAGFFTPYDPNYYELYPPKGHHPPTRIHFVDPETGRLSRPFVYATKRSIDPISLQPRYEEDPSQGKFYLRFFVRTPEQPYTILRVFRSDLRLFGVDPPGRIFLMGTDNFGRDLYSRLVYGGQVSLTIGILSALVSFVLGLVLGGIAGYFSGRPFALSLPLQAWRGRGLLLGPLSWAVWGGLAFGALYLAWAYYTLTGLGVLQILAALAALWFAYFLARTLPFRPLLLDPDNLIMRLVEIIAAIPTLFLLISLRAVFPTNVDPLFTFYLVVGLLGFIGWGGLARVVRGIVLSVREMDYVQAARALGASDARIIARHVLPATASYIIVSLSLTIPGFILGESGLSFLGLGVTEPYTSWGLLLQSAQQGGFASFVDRPWVLWPGFFIFVSIMAWNFVGDGLRDAFDPRRRQ